One Nitrosopumilus piranensis genomic region harbors:
- a CDS encoding DNA double-strand break repair nuclease NurA, whose protein sequence is MLSILKGPKFEQILQKARENWVEFTPVKEEVVTAGIDSSFNNTKFQGIELWATTAVSIKADGEVLVDLHESGLGSDTDLSRIASKMEIDACEKTVDQVDLVLMDGSLHSQFMTRQSTLDAQVVRTMRKKNNVIFIAKTSNTKKQFEKLGSLAGDIFYYNHVTNGSGFSKLFVEKKYGSDKVISSTFVRLSDSTPIIKLEFLGEQHDEAEIKSIMNKLYKTSIGGYPYALKLAHNNCKISDKELGKMVSLLGLSNEIGSREVLG, encoded by the coding sequence ATGTTGTCTATTCTAAAAGGTCCAAAATTTGAGCAAATTTTACAAAAAGCAAGAGAGAATTGGGTAGAATTTACGCCTGTAAAAGAAGAGGTTGTTACAGCAGGAATTGATTCAAGTTTTAACAATACAAAATTTCAAGGAATTGAGTTATGGGCAACTACTGCAGTTTCCATCAAAGCAGATGGAGAGGTGTTAGTAGATTTACATGAGTCAGGGCTAGGCTCAGATACGGATCTTTCCAGAATTGCAAGTAAGATGGAAATTGATGCTTGTGAAAAAACGGTAGATCAAGTTGATTTGGTATTGATGGATGGTTCTCTACATTCTCAGTTTATGACCAGACAATCAACGTTAGATGCACAAGTGGTTAGGACTATGAGAAAAAAGAACAATGTAATTTTCATTGCAAAAACATCAAACACAAAAAAACAATTTGAAAAATTAGGTTCTCTAGCAGGAGATATTTTTTATTATAACCATGTCACAAATGGCTCTGGTTTTAGTAAGTTATTTGTAGAAAAAAAATATGGATCTGACAAAGTAATATCATCTACATTTGTAAGATTAAGTGATTCTACTCCAATTATTAAATTAGAATTTCTTGGAGAACAACATGATGAAGCTGAGATAAAATCAATCATGAACAAACTATACAAAACAAGTATTGGTGGATACCCATACGCACTAAAGCTTGCACATAATAACTGTAAAATATCTGATAAAGAACTTGGGAAGATGGTTAGTTTGTTAGGACTAAGTAATGAGATCGGTTCACGTGAGGTATTAGGTTGA
- a CDS encoding tetratricopeptide repeat protein yields MIILVGLFSRTPKDPNQKRNAEKFKEFKKLAKQKKYDEALKSGTEYLRMVPNNHDALFTVGGIYYLKKKYKTAISYFEKALDVAEFDVDVLLLKAYSHQKLGENKRAIQCCEKIKEVDPKNKAVSALLPELKMKKQD; encoded by the coding sequence GTGATTATTTTGGTAGGGTTGTTTAGTAGGACTCCAAAGGACCCTAATCAAAAACGAAATGCTGAAAAGTTCAAAGAATTCAAAAAACTTGCAAAACAGAAAAAATATGATGAGGCCTTAAAATCAGGTACAGAATACCTTAGGATGGTCCCAAACAATCATGATGCATTGTTTACTGTTGGCGGAATTTATTATCTGAAAAAAAAATACAAAACTGCCATTTCTTACTTTGAGAAAGCACTTGATGTTGCTGAATTTGATGTCGATGTTTTGCTCCTGAAGGCATATTCTCATCAAAAACTAGGTGAAAACAAGCGTGCAATTCAATGCTGTGAAAAAATCAAAGAGGTTGATCCAAAAAACAAGGCTGTATCTGCATTGCTACCTGAACTAAAAATGAAAAAACAAGATTAA
- a CDS encoding AAA family ATPase — protein MITSIELGEFLAHSETKLDFDNGVTVFVGHNGAGKSSIIDAITFALFGQHTRKSNKGLIKRGSNQGFAKINFSVNGRSFEAARKIDSKGTLSAKFTEIINDKRVEIAAGERKQFGESMTHEVEKAIGLDFEKLKVASIVQQGELNAIINAKPKEFKELLNAIIGIDKLDVASESMKAVNKKFRQNIREKIGYDDTHIEILSRDLERYQKEISESEPQKNQLQAKQETLQIGVKNLREKVEIEAPKIDKINQLELRKKELVEYAKNAIHEIQSEINEKERKIRDCEACFESASLKEDLESKIQKIEQAVEDTLKKIQEMKSLTASLKEKQLLASKLQLKNNKCPVCDSSVEKLNPLFQEEHLKQELSSLEEQIIQKEKEHQMYNQKRRDFSEKLQAARDAEATLRAHSITSKNQLEKIQEEMETKKQNIQKIPALSNGNLVEISQIDSHAKTIFENISKLESETRGFDEQEFLDLKKLVNQKQMELSSIDQQIGAILEKISKGKEQIIVIENAITELKIVKEYVTNLDQIQNNIFSRDGPVATSLRSWALNAISVKASEYLAVLNTKIQRIQLTEKARDISIICNSKTEELDLESLSGGEKVSVALALRLGMASLLGASNLNLMILDEPTTHLDAERKKSLVGVLSQLSNISNSETPMQFIIITHDAEIFEDSTVEQIYKFESSTEGSKVALLN, from the coding sequence ATGATCACATCAATTGAATTGGGGGAATTTTTAGCTCATTCAGAAACAAAATTAGATTTTGATAATGGAGTTACAGTTTTTGTAGGTCATAATGGTGCAGGAAAGTCAAGTATCATCGACGCAATAACATTTGCGTTGTTTGGTCAACATACAAGAAAATCAAACAAAGGATTAATCAAACGAGGTTCAAACCAGGGATTTGCAAAAATAAATTTTTCAGTGAATGGAAGAAGTTTTGAAGCTGCAAGAAAAATTGATAGTAAAGGTACTCTTTCAGCAAAATTTACTGAGATTATTAATGATAAAAGAGTAGAGATAGCAGCAGGAGAAAGAAAACAATTTGGAGAATCAATGACTCATGAGGTTGAAAAAGCAATCGGTCTTGATTTTGAGAAATTAAAAGTGGCATCAATTGTTCAACAAGGTGAACTTAATGCAATTATCAATGCAAAACCAAAAGAATTCAAAGAGTTGCTTAACGCAATAATAGGTATTGACAAACTTGATGTTGCATCAGAGTCAATGAAAGCAGTAAACAAGAAATTTCGTCAAAACATTAGGGAAAAAATTGGATATGATGATACACATATTGAAATTTTATCAAGAGATTTAGAGAGATACCAAAAAGAAATTTCAGAGTCAGAACCACAGAAAAACCAATTACAAGCAAAACAAGAGACATTACAAATAGGAGTTAAAAACCTGAGAGAGAAAGTTGAAATTGAAGCGCCAAAAATTGACAAAATCAATCAACTAGAATTAAGGAAAAAAGAACTGGTAGAATATGCAAAGAATGCAATTCATGAAATTCAGTCAGAAATTAATGAAAAAGAGCGTAAAATACGAGATTGTGAGGCATGTTTTGAGTCTGCAAGCCTAAAAGAGGATTTAGAATCTAAAATTCAAAAAATAGAGCAAGCAGTTGAGGATACATTAAAAAAAATTCAAGAGATGAAAAGCCTGACTGCATCTCTTAAAGAAAAACAACTTCTTGCATCAAAACTCCAATTAAAAAATAACAAATGCCCAGTTTGTGATTCCAGTGTAGAAAAATTAAATCCATTATTCCAAGAAGAACACCTAAAACAGGAATTATCCTCTTTAGAGGAACAAATTATTCAAAAAGAAAAAGAACATCAAATGTATAATCAAAAAAGAAGAGACTTTTCGGAAAAACTACAAGCTGCAAGAGATGCCGAGGCAACACTTAGAGCACATTCCATTACATCAAAAAACCAATTAGAAAAAATTCAAGAAGAGATGGAAACAAAAAAGCAAAACATACAAAAAATTCCAGCACTAAGTAACGGTAATTTAGTTGAAATCTCACAAATTGATTCTCATGCAAAAACAATTTTTGAAAACATTTCAAAATTAGAATCAGAGACTAGGGGTTTTGATGAGCAAGAATTTTTGGATTTGAAAAAATTAGTTAATCAAAAACAGATGGAATTATCAAGTATTGACCAACAAATAGGGGCAATATTAGAGAAAATATCAAAAGGAAAGGAACAGATCATAGTTATTGAAAACGCAATTACAGAATTGAAGATTGTTAAAGAATATGTAACAAATCTTGATCAAATTCAAAATAATATTTTTAGCAGAGACGGTCCTGTTGCTACAAGCCTAAGATCATGGGCATTAAATGCAATTTCAGTCAAAGCATCAGAATATCTAGCAGTACTTAACACAAAAATTCAGAGAATCCAATTGACAGAAAAAGCTAGAGACATTTCAATTATTTGTAATTCAAAAACAGAAGAACTAGATTTAGAGTCATTAAGTGGCGGTGAAAAAGTTAGCGTGGCATTAGCCTTAAGATTGGGCATGGCGAGTCTACTTGGTGCATCAAATCTCAACTTGATGATACTAGATGAGCCTACAACACATCTAGATGCAGAAAGAAAGAAATCCTTGGTAGGAGTGCTATCTCAGTTATCAAATATTTCAAATTCTGAGACACCTATGCAATTTATCATAATTACACATGACGCAGAAATTTTTGAAGACTCTACAGTAGAACAAATTTACAAGTTTGAATCATCTACAGAAGGAAGTAAAGTGGCATTGTTAAATTGA
- a CDS encoding ATP-binding protein — MSLGFVVGESKPTFVTAITQRALSVGEYIKIGTDEGEILGLVEKSSVSSAAFADVKNFDEASESTEIAEINKRDKTFTAHIGILGFLENLRKGQSIIPAIPPIPGTEITQPSKQDLEEIFSPKNDGWVKIGNLLRNKTIDAKVNLDKIVSRHLGILAMTGMGKSNLVSLVTKQISKLKGTVIIFDYHNDYTTLNIPRINVIDAKINPRLLDADQLSEVLEIRDGANVQQRVLRMAFTKHVKESKEFWSKLENEIDFIVNSEDKKLKEIRTSAYRVQDIIEEAQRRFEDILDPDMGDPISFIKEGRTNILNISELSEKQANVAVAFYLQQLLKDRKDASIARHGKSKRERNYKFNSPIFVIIEEAHVFIPKDHDTSAKYWAAKIAREGRKFGLGLGVVSQRPRSVDLNVLSQMGSFAIMKIIQEDDQRQIASATESTSRELIAQLTSLNVGDAVLVGQWTNLPSLVHVEEVKEKIMGADQSAVNAWANAEKMKEVAVESTQGLVQKDLLLD, encoded by the coding sequence TTGAGTCTAGGTTTTGTTGTTGGAGAATCCAAACCAACATTTGTAACTGCAATCACTCAAAGAGCGTTATCAGTTGGAGAATATATCAAAATTGGAACAGATGAAGGAGAAATTTTAGGACTAGTGGAGAAATCATCAGTCTCTAGTGCAGCATTTGCAGATGTCAAGAATTTTGATGAGGCATCTGAAAGTACAGAAATTGCAGAGATTAACAAAAGAGACAAAACATTTACTGCACATATTGGAATTTTAGGATTTTTGGAAAATTTAAGAAAAGGTCAATCAATCATACCTGCAATACCACCAATTCCAGGCACAGAAATCACCCAACCAAGCAAACAAGATCTTGAAGAAATATTCAGTCCAAAAAATGATGGTTGGGTAAAAATTGGAAATCTTTTGAGAAATAAAACAATTGATGCCAAAGTAAATTTGGATAAAATTGTTTCAAGGCACTTAGGAATTTTAGCAATGACTGGAATGGGTAAAAGTAATCTTGTATCACTAGTTACAAAACAAATTTCAAAATTAAAGGGGACAGTAATAATTTTTGATTATCATAATGATTACACAACATTGAATATTCCAAGAATCAACGTGATAGACGCAAAGATCAATCCAAGATTACTTGATGCAGACCAACTCTCAGAAGTTTTAGAAATAAGAGATGGTGCAAATGTACAACAACGAGTCTTAAGAATGGCATTCACAAAACATGTCAAAGAATCAAAAGAGTTTTGGAGCAAATTAGAAAATGAGATAGATTTTATTGTAAATTCAGAAGATAAAAAGCTCAAAGAAATCAGAACGTCTGCATATAGAGTTCAGGATATTATTGAAGAAGCACAAAGGAGATTTGAAGATATTTTAGATCCAGACATGGGAGATCCCATTAGTTTTATCAAAGAAGGACGTACAAATATCTTAAACATTTCAGAACTATCAGAAAAACAAGCAAATGTTGCAGTAGCATTTTACTTGCAGCAATTACTCAAAGACAGAAAAGATGCAAGTATTGCAAGACACGGCAAAAGTAAGAGAGAGCGAAATTACAAATTCAATTCACCAATTTTTGTAATAATAGAAGAAGCACATGTCTTCATTCCAAAGGATCATGATACAAGTGCAAAATATTGGGCAGCAAAAATTGCCAGGGAGGGAAGAAAGTTTGGACTAGGATTAGGAGTTGTATCTCAGAGACCAAGAAGCGTAGACCTTAATGTTCTAAGCCAAATGGGCTCATTTGCAATAATGAAGATAATTCAAGAAGACGATCAACGCCAAATAGCCTCTGCAACAGAATCAACGAGCCGTGAATTGATTGCCCAATTAACGTCACTTAATGTTGGAGATGCAGTTCTGGTCGGACAATGGACAAATTTGCCATCACTTGTACATGTTGAAGAAGTCAAAGAGAAGATTATGGGGGCAGATCAAAGTGCAGTCAATGCATGGGCCAATGCAGAAAAAATGAAAGAGGTTGCAGTGGAATCAACACAAGGACTTGTTCAAAAAGATTTGTTGTTAGACTAA
- the nadA gene encoding quinolinate synthase NadA, translating to MLVQQTSKLKEEILRLKKEKDVVILAHNYQVPEVQDVADFTGDSLGLSRQAAKVPQKTILFCGVNFMAETAAIISPQKKVILPDLEAGCSLSDSITVDELRDWKKQHPGAIAVGYVNTTAEIKAELDYCCTSSNAVNVVKAIPEDNEILFLPDMFLGSYVAKMTGRKNMHIWAGECHVHAGITPEDVTKKLDSMKDAEFVIHPECSCTTPMMYDVADGSFDDQKVSILSTEGMLNHVKESKAKNFVVATETGILYRMRQQNPGKTFIPASEKAECQYMKMITLEKVYDALVDEKNVVTVPKEIADKARLAINRMLTIS from the coding sequence ATGCTCGTACAACAAACCTCTAAACTAAAAGAAGAGATACTTCGACTCAAAAAGGAAAAAGATGTGGTAATCCTTGCTCATAATTATCAGGTACCTGAAGTTCAAGATGTGGCTGATTTTACAGGAGATTCGTTAGGGTTATCCCGGCAAGCTGCTAAGGTTCCACAAAAGACAATTCTTTTTTGTGGTGTAAACTTTATGGCAGAAACGGCCGCAATTATCAGTCCCCAAAAAAAAGTAATCTTACCAGATTTGGAAGCAGGATGCTCGTTATCTGATTCTATTACTGTTGATGAATTAAGAGATTGGAAGAAACAACATCCAGGTGCTATTGCAGTGGGGTATGTTAACACAACTGCAGAAATTAAAGCAGAACTTGATTATTGCTGCACTTCATCAAATGCAGTAAATGTTGTTAAAGCAATTCCTGAAGACAACGAAATTTTATTTTTACCTGACATGTTCTTGGGTTCATATGTTGCAAAAATGACTGGAAGAAAAAATATGCACATATGGGCTGGTGAGTGCCATGTCCATGCAGGAATCACACCTGAAGATGTAACTAAAAAATTGGATTCAATGAAGGATGCAGAATTTGTAATTCATCCTGAATGTAGTTGTACCACTCCAATGATGTATGATGTTGCAGATGGAAGTTTTGATGATCAAAAAGTCTCGATTCTTTCTACAGAAGGAATGTTAAATCATGTAAAAGAATCAAAAGCTAAAAACTTTGTTGTTGCAACTGAAACAGGAATTTTGTATAGGATGAGGCAACAAAACCCTGGAAAAACATTCATTCCTGCTTCTGAAAAAGCTGAATGCCAATACATGAAAATGATTACTCTTGAAAAAGTGTATGATGCACTTGTTGATGAAAAAAATGTTGTGACTGTTCCAAAAGAGATTGCAGATAAGGCACGTTTGGCAATTAATAGAATGCTTACAATAAGCTAG
- a CDS encoding aspartate dehydrogenase gives MKRIALLGCGSMGTQIALTIDSNDFPAVLTHVYDASKAASSSLVEKLNNKPEIVENSHLLSSQHIDIVVEAASQDAVKDVALSVLQNKKDLMIMSVGALLDESIYDILSDACKDFKKTIYLPSGAIAGLDGIKSVKSELESLSITTTKHPRSLKGAKFFENSDINLDKIDSITTIFDGTAKEAVSLFPANINVAALLSLTGIGSKQTKVRILADPNTDKNTHHIEASGKFGKMTFTIENFPDKNNPKTSRLAILSAIETLKKYCSDEIQIGT, from the coding sequence TTGAAACGAATAGCACTTTTGGGATGTGGTTCCATGGGAACTCAAATTGCTTTGACAATTGATTCTAATGATTTTCCTGCAGTTCTTACTCATGTATATGATGCATCAAAAGCAGCATCTTCATCTCTTGTAGAAAAATTGAACAACAAACCTGAAATTGTTGAAAATTCTCATCTGCTATCTTCTCAGCATATAGATATTGTTGTAGAGGCAGCATCTCAAGATGCAGTAAAAGATGTGGCGCTAAGTGTTTTACAAAACAAGAAGGATCTGATGATCATGAGTGTTGGTGCGTTACTTGATGAATCAATCTATGATATTTTATCTGATGCTTGCAAAGATTTTAAGAAAACAATCTATCTTCCTTCAGGTGCTATTGCAGGACTAGATGGAATAAAATCAGTCAAATCTGAACTAGAATCTCTTTCTATTACAACAACAAAACATCCTCGTTCTCTAAAAGGTGCAAAGTTTTTTGAAAATTCTGATATTAATTTAGATAAGATTGATTCTATCACTACTATCTTTGATGGAACTGCAAAAGAAGCTGTATCACTATTTCCTGCAAACATCAACGTTGCAGCGCTTTTATCATTAACAGGAATTGGCAGTAAACAAACTAAAGTTAGAATTCTTGCAGATCCTAATACTGACAAAAACACTCATCATATTGAGGCCTCAGGAAAATTTGGTAAAATGACATTCACGATTGAGAATTTTCCAGATAAAAATAACCCTAAAACTAGCAGATTGGCAATTCTTTCAGCCATTGAGACATTGAAGAAATATTGCTCAGATGAAATACAAATTGGCACGTAA
- a CDS encoding PEFG-CTERM sorting domain-containing protein translates to MINYFFILGAILSLLVLVPVNAYAEHVLDIEVFGQYLDISQLESEKVTFVFDDKSYDLYYGYHGSLDAIGSENTFPILSSMNINEENKSIEIVMEMVPEKTDFWVRMPDDVIYAENEKFTVLVDGIDTRYDLMKFPNDHVIGFLIDKDTKNIAIIGTQVIPEFGAYSVLILVVSIVGLVLFTRKYSFGSNLPRIN, encoded by the coding sequence ATGATTAACTATTTTTTCATTCTTGGAGCAATTTTGTCTTTGTTAGTTTTGGTTCCAGTAAATGCATATGCAGAACATGTCTTAGACATTGAGGTATTTGGGCAATATCTTGATATCTCACAATTAGAATCTGAGAAAGTTACATTTGTGTTTGATGATAAATCATATGATCTCTACTATGGATATCATGGAAGTCTTGATGCTATTGGTTCTGAAAATACATTTCCAATTTTATCTTCAATGAATATCAATGAAGAAAACAAATCCATTGAAATTGTAATGGAAATGGTACCTGAAAAAACTGATTTTTGGGTTAGGATGCCTGATGATGTAATTTATGCTGAAAATGAAAAGTTCACTGTATTAGTTGATGGAATAGATACAAGATATGATTTGATGAAGTTTCCAAACGATCATGTGATTGGATTCTTAATTGATAAAGATACCAAAAATATTGCAATTATTGGTACTCAAGTGATACCTGAATTTGGAGCCTACTCTGTTCTAATTTTAGTAGTTTCTATTGTTGGGCTGGTACTTTTTACTAGGAAATACTCTTTTGGAAGCAATTTACCTAGAATTAATTAA
- a CDS encoding metallophosphoesterase family protein, translated as MQFSHISDTHLGLVQYGSEERAQDVYDVFNQSIDTSIKDHMDFVIFAGDIFHVPNPNGTAIVQMGNGLKRLKQNNIDSFFILGEHDISRIRTTPIPYVYHNLEFSKYIGQGKPIEYKGVLLAGFDKIRKTEIPQYEEKFTEVDRGAQNFSGHKILVLHQGITEFNKFAGELQSTDLPKNFTYYAMGHLHDTDIKKFNHLNGPIAYPGSIELTTSEGIKEAKKGFFEVDISGKEAIPNWIELDTRPQFSFKAQYQELPKIIDEISEKITDLRKKPIIEVNIQGEKVETDHIQTQISRLNSMVLRCFWRISTKKVSDSSVFLDRPNVIDDEMFRLSVDVLGSEKSASFAIKELLPALSVGEIQEASQIIIENFEKFKKEKKQ; from the coding sequence ATGCAATTTTCTCATATTTCAGACACACATTTAGGATTAGTACAATATGGTTCAGAAGAACGTGCACAAGATGTTTATGATGTGTTTAATCAATCAATCGACACATCAATTAAAGACCATATGGATTTTGTTATTTTTGCAGGAGATATTTTTCATGTACCAAATCCAAATGGAACAGCAATTGTTCAGATGGGAAATGGACTAAAACGACTAAAACAAAACAATATTGATTCGTTTTTTATTCTAGGAGAACATGACATTAGTAGAATTAGAACAACACCAATTCCATACGTTTATCATAATTTAGAATTCTCAAAATACATTGGCCAAGGAAAACCTATTGAATACAAAGGAGTGCTTCTTGCAGGATTTGACAAAATTAGAAAGACTGAGATTCCACAATATGAAGAAAAGTTTACCGAAGTTGATAGAGGGGCACAAAACTTTTCAGGTCATAAAATTTTGGTGTTACATCAAGGAATAACAGAGTTTAACAAATTTGCAGGAGAATTACAATCAACAGATCTCCCAAAAAATTTTACATATTATGCAATGGGTCATCTTCATGATACTGACATTAAAAAATTTAATCATCTGAATGGACCAATTGCATATCCAGGTTCAATTGAATTAACAACTAGTGAAGGAATCAAAGAAGCAAAGAAAGGGTTTTTTGAAGTAGACATTTCAGGAAAAGAAGCAATCCCAAATTGGATAGAACTTGACACAAGACCACAATTTTCGTTTAAAGCACAGTATCAAGAATTGCCAAAAATCATAGATGAAATTTCTGAAAAAATTACAGATTTGAGAAAAAAGCCCATCATAGAGGTAAATATTCAGGGAGAAAAGGTAGAGACAGACCACATTCAGACACAAATTTCAAGGCTAAATTCCATGGTTTTGAGGTGTTTTTGGAGAATTAGTACAAAGAAAGTTTCAGATTCTTCAGTTTTTCTAGACAGACCAAATGTGATTGATGATGAGATGTTCAGACTTTCAGTTGACGTTCTTGGCTCAGAGAAATCTGCTAGTTTTGCAATCAAAGAGCTTCTTCCAGCACTATCAGTAGGGGAGATTCAGGAAGCATCACAAATAATAATTGAAAATTTTGAGAAATTCAAAAAGGAGAAAAAACAATGA